One part of the Planctomycetia bacterium genome encodes these proteins:
- a CDS encoding ABC-F family ATP-binding cassette domain-containing protein produces the protein MSLLLSAQKISKGFGPRPLFSDLSVDLHEGARLGLIGPNGSGKSTLLKVLLGSEPHDEGTRSLKRGTRLGYLAQDDVFPAGKTVLEVVVAALSDEPSEDYEKETQAAITLTQTGFTDTSVQASTLSGGWRKRLSLACQLVKKPDFLLLDEPTNHLDLSSIVWLERLLRDAPFGYLAASHDRAFLRAVADEIIEINRVYPGGAFRFAAGYDEFVDRRDEFLETQARQQESVANQVRRETEWLGRKAAARTRKASSRIEDAYARREELAELKYRTAQAGSAGIDFADTGRQTRKLLAASGLTHALGGKQLFQNVDLLLSPGTKLGLLGANGSGKSTLLKVLAGLITPDAGTIQRADKLRTVMFEQGRSALQTDQSLKQALGGGNDIVIYRDRPIHVVSWANRFLFQSDRLEISVGALSGGEQARVRIAQLMLQPADVLLLDEPTNDLDIPALEVLEESLSEFPGAVVLVSHDRDLMDRLCTEVIGLDGDGNAGSYANVGQWITSYDKAQTEKQKKETVAAAPAKRTVTESKPKKLSFKEQQEWNQMEEAIAAAEAKLTECHAAVEAASTAGHLALTEACHAMEAAQQEVDRLYHRWQELELKRGNS, from the coding sequence ATGAGTCTGCTACTTTCTGCTCAGAAAATCAGCAAGGGATTCGGCCCGCGGCCACTCTTCAGTGATCTTTCGGTTGATCTGCATGAAGGCGCACGTCTGGGTCTCATTGGCCCCAATGGTTCCGGAAAATCAACGCTGCTCAAGGTATTGCTGGGAAGTGAGCCTCACGACGAAGGGACTCGTTCCCTCAAACGAGGGACACGGCTTGGCTACCTGGCTCAGGATGATGTTTTCCCTGCAGGAAAGACTGTTCTGGAAGTCGTTGTCGCTGCACTATCAGATGAACCTAGCGAAGATTACGAAAAGGAAACCCAGGCTGCGATCACACTGACACAGACAGGCTTCACCGATACCAGCGTGCAGGCTTCCACGCTTTCCGGCGGATGGCGGAAACGATTGTCGCTCGCCTGCCAACTGGTCAAGAAACCTGATTTTCTTCTACTGGATGAGCCAACGAATCATCTTGACCTCAGCAGCATTGTCTGGCTTGAACGGCTTCTTCGCGATGCTCCGTTTGGCTACCTGGCAGCCAGCCATGATCGTGCATTTCTGCGGGCAGTGGCTGATGAGATCATCGAGATCAACCGCGTATACCCTGGTGGAGCTTTTCGTTTCGCAGCAGGTTATGACGAGTTCGTTGATAGACGCGATGAATTCCTGGAGACACAAGCCAGACAGCAGGAATCGGTTGCCAATCAGGTAAGGCGGGAAACGGAATGGCTGGGCCGCAAAGCTGCTGCACGAACCCGCAAGGCATCTTCACGCATCGAAGATGCCTACGCCCGGCGGGAGGAACTGGCAGAGCTGAAGTATCGCACAGCCCAGGCTGGTTCTGCTGGGATCGACTTTGCTGACACCGGCCGACAGACTCGCAAACTGCTGGCAGCCAGCGGGCTTACTCATGCGCTCGGCGGCAAGCAACTGTTTCAGAATGTTGATTTGCTCTTAAGCCCAGGAACCAAACTTGGCCTGCTGGGAGCCAACGGCAGCGGCAAAAGTACGTTGCTTAAAGTATTAGCTGGTCTGATCACGCCAGATGCCGGAACGATTCAACGGGCGGACAAACTCCGAACCGTCATGTTCGAGCAGGGTCGGTCGGCTCTGCAAACCGACCAGAGTCTGAAGCAAGCACTGGGTGGCGGCAACGATATTGTCATCTATCGTGATCGGCCTATTCACGTGGTTTCGTGGGCGAACCGGTTTCTGTTTCAATCTGACAGGCTCGAAATCAGCGTGGGAGCGCTTTCAGGTGGGGAGCAGGCGCGGGTGCGGATTGCCCAGTTGATGCTGCAACCAGCCGATGTGCTGCTGCTCGATGAGCCGACGAATGATCTGGATATACCTGCGCTGGAAGTGCTCGAAGAAAGCCTGTCGGAATTCCCCGGGGCGGTGGTGCTGGTCAGCCATGATCGCGACCTGATGGATCGGCTATGCACCGAGGTCATTGGCCTCGATGGCGATGGCAATGCCGGTTCCTATGCGAATGTCGGCCAATGGATCACCAGTTACGACAAGGCTCAAACAGAGAAACAGAAGAAAGAAACTGTTGCTGCTGCTCCGGCAAAACGCACCGTGACCGAATCAAAGCCCAAGAAATTAAGCTTCAAGGAACAGCAGGAATGGAACCAGATGGAGGAGGCGATAGCTGCTGCGGAGGCGAAACTGACCGAGTGCCATGCTGCAGTAGAAGCAGCTTCCACTGCGGGGCATCTAGCGTTAACAGAAGCCTGCCATGCTATGGAGGCAGCCCAGCAGGAGGTAGACAGGCTGTATCACCGCTGGCAGGAACTGGAACTCAAGCGGGGTAACTCATGA
- a CDS encoding MFS transporter produces MPCIVLAESLGTSLWFCGTASLPEVTQLWSLNSFSQGSLLAVVQIGFILGTLGLSLTGLADAFPASRVFSAGCLLGSLANFGFAYASGGWIDAMFWRFLTGVALAGIYPLGMKLVITWMPDRTGEALGWLVGSVSLGTSLPFLLRALGEQIPWQWITVGASFFAVLAAFLMLWLGDGPAARPPGRKINLRIAWNCFRLPAYRASAFGYFGHMWELYAFWSTVPFLVRLVTDNRQQQSWWIFSIIAVGAAGNVLGGWWSRRIGSALVAIIALTISGCMCLLCPLLPWMPIWLVILFLVVWGLSAPADSPQFSALSAKACLPEATGSALALQNAIGFSVTVFGIQLTALSLEPMQFWIGWLWLPGPILGVLAMMSEFSVKRSDQAEPGKAADAPQP; encoded by the coding sequence TTGCCCTGCATCGTCCTGGCGGAATCGCTCGGAACGTCTCTCTGGTTTTGTGGCACAGCTTCCCTGCCGGAAGTTACACAGCTCTGGTCACTCAACTCTTTCTCTCAAGGCAGCCTGTTGGCGGTTGTTCAGATTGGTTTCATACTCGGTACGCTCGGTTTATCGCTGACCGGCCTGGCTGATGCATTCCCTGCCAGTCGGGTATTTTCTGCAGGATGTCTCCTCGGCTCGCTGGCGAATTTCGGTTTTGCGTATGCCAGCGGCGGGTGGATCGATGCCATGTTCTGGCGATTTCTGACCGGTGTTGCACTGGCTGGTATCTATCCTTTGGGGATGAAACTTGTCATCACCTGGATGCCTGATCGAACCGGTGAAGCACTGGGCTGGCTGGTGGGTTCGGTATCGCTCGGCACATCGCTGCCCTTTCTGCTTCGAGCCTTGGGCGAACAGATACCCTGGCAGTGGATTACCGTTGGTGCTTCGTTCTTTGCTGTGCTGGCAGCATTTCTCATGCTCTGGCTCGGTGATGGACCAGCAGCCAGGCCACCAGGCCGGAAAATCAATCTGCGTATAGCATGGAACTGTTTTCGCCTACCAGCTTATCGAGCGTCGGCATTTGGCTACTTCGGGCATATGTGGGAACTATATGCATTCTGGTCAACGGTTCCGTTTCTGGTTCGGCTCGTTACTGATAATCGTCAACAGCAATCGTGGTGGATTTTCTCGATTATTGCCGTGGGGGCAGCAGGCAACGTGTTGGGAGGTTGGTGGAGTCGAAGGATTGGCAGCGCGCTGGTGGCAATCATTGCACTGACCATTTCTGGCTGCATGTGCTTGTTGTGTCCGCTTCTACCCTGGATGCCTATATGGCTGGTGATTCTGTTTCTGGTTGTGTGGGGATTGAGTGCCCCGGCAGATTCACCGCAGTTCTCGGCACTCTCGGCGAAAGCTTGCCTGCCGGAAGCTACGGGAAGTGCACTCGCCTTGCAGAATGCCATCGGTTTCAGCGTCACCGTATTTGGTATTCAGCTAACTGCATTGAGCCTGGAACCGATGCAATTCTGGATAGGCTGGCTCTGGTTACCCGGGCCGATACTGGGTGTGCTGGCGATGATGTCGGAGTTCTCGGTTAAACGCTCAGATCAGGCAGAGCCTGGCAAAGCCGCAGATGCTCCTCAACCGTAA
- the rsmA gene encoding ribosomal RNA small subunit methyltransferase A, giving the protein MTKDNTASLTQDPSLPSPRQTLSYLHQVFQTRGLEPKSKLGQCFLVDLNLMDLLVRSAELSSQDLALEIGCGTGSLTMKLAEAAGAVVGIEIDKGFFQLAHDLTRAWNNVDVLHGDVLKSKHILNPDWLQVVRDKAKLPGIQQIKLTANLPYVVATPVVINLLLLDDLPIERMVVMVQLEMAERLVAKPSTKDYNANSIFVQSLCDVEMVRKIGPKAFFPPPKVDSSIIRIWPRPEKRQQIIDSLGSVTRLHRFLHGLYLHRRKNLRGALYPLYREQLDKPGLDQRIAGAGFDVQGRAEALTVEEHLRLCQALPDLSV; this is encoded by the coding sequence ATGACCAAAGACAACACGGCTTCACTGACGCAAGATCCGTCGCTGCCTTCACCCAGGCAAACGCTGTCCTATCTGCATCAGGTATTTCAGACACGCGGGCTGGAACCCAAAAGCAAGCTGGGACAATGCTTTCTCGTTGATCTGAACTTGATGGATTTGTTGGTGCGTTCAGCGGAACTCAGCTCGCAGGACCTGGCACTGGAAATTGGCTGTGGCACTGGCAGCCTGACCATGAAGTTGGCAGAGGCCGCGGGCGCTGTCGTGGGAATTGAAATCGATAAAGGCTTCTTTCAGTTGGCCCATGACCTGACCAGGGCCTGGAACAATGTGGATGTTCTGCATGGCGATGTCCTCAAGAGCAAACATATTCTGAATCCCGACTGGCTGCAGGTCGTCAGGGACAAAGCCAAACTGCCCGGCATTCAACAGATTAAACTCACCGCTAATCTGCCATACGTGGTGGCTACGCCAGTTGTCATCAATCTGCTGCTACTCGATGATCTGCCCATCGAACGTATGGTCGTCATGGTACAACTGGAGATGGCCGAACGTCTGGTGGCAAAACCATCCACGAAGGATTACAACGCCAATTCCATTTTTGTGCAGAGTTTGTGCGATGTGGAAATGGTTCGCAAGATCGGCCCGAAAGCGTTCTTCCCACCGCCCAAGGTTGATTCGTCCATCATCCGCATCTGGCCCCGTCCTGAAAAACGGCAGCAGATTATTGATAGCCTGGGCAGCGTTACCAGGCTGCACCGCTTCCTGCACGGCCTGTATCTGCATCGCCGCAAAAACCTACGGGGCGCTTTGTATCCTCTGTATCGAGAACAATTGGATAAGCCGGGGCTGGATCAGCGAATAGCAGGTGCCGGCTTTGATGTGCAAGGCAGGGCGGAAGCACTTACGGTTGAGGAGCATCTGCGGCTTTGCCAGGCTCTGCCTGATCTGAGCGTTTAA
- a CDS encoding BON domain-containing protein has product MLRKHLFISAAMLVLPAGILAQGNNQAGMGSGSMGQGTGNTSGNGIVGQANTTLLGSNVNVNFESVFGNAATIANTNPDPFAAYRPSGSGTGSTTGTGMGFAGTGSGFAGTGGGGLTGGGMGTTGRTGTGLGANTGLGGNTGLRGGTGLGGGGLGGGGLGAGTLGGGFGGGGLGGNRMGMGGMQNMMGGNRMGMGMMGGTGFLGNNSAFLGGNNQMNQTQQASIGYQVNYEGKAAPAAPTGGNAVAIGGDFTQRLTSSPGMQGAQNLQVLKRGETAILRGQVTSDYSRQLAAAMVQLEPGVYEVQNELQVVAPVK; this is encoded by the coding sequence ATGTTGCGAAAACATTTATTTATCAGTGCAGCTATGTTGGTCCTGCCTGCAGGTATTCTGGCTCAGGGCAACAACCAGGCAGGCATGGGATCAGGCAGCATGGGCCAGGGGACTGGAAACACCTCTGGTAACGGCATCGTTGGCCAGGCGAACACCACATTGCTGGGCAGTAACGTTAATGTAAATTTCGAGAGTGTCTTCGGTAACGCTGCTACCATTGCCAACACCAACCCTGATCCATTTGCAGCCTATCGACCTTCTGGTTCTGGAACCGGATCGACCACTGGAACAGGTATGGGCTTCGCTGGTACTGGCTCTGGTTTCGCAGGTACTGGCGGCGGAGGCCTTACTGGCGGTGGTATGGGTACTACGGGACGAACCGGCACAGGGCTTGGCGCCAACACTGGCCTGGGTGGCAACACCGGACTACGAGGCGGTACAGGATTAGGCGGAGGCGGCCTCGGCGGTGGTGGTTTGGGTGCAGGAACACTGGGCGGCGGCTTTGGTGGTGGTGGCCTGGGTGGCAACCGCATGGGCATGGGTGGCATGCAGAATATGATGGGCGGCAACCGCATGGGTATGGGCATGATGGGGGGAACTGGTTTCCTCGGAAACAACAGCGCTTTCCTCGGTGGCAACAACCAGATGAATCAAACCCAGCAAGCCTCCATTGGCTATCAGGTGAATTACGAAGGCAAGGCTGCACCCGCTGCTCCAACTGGCGGCAATGCTGTTGCTATCGGCGGTGATTTTACACAACGGCTCACCAGTTCACCCGGCATGCAGGGTGCACAGAATCTTCAAGTTTTGAAACGTGGCGAAACGGCCATCCTGCGTGGCCAAGTGACCAGCGATTACTCCAGGCAACTGGCAGCTGCCATGGTGCAATTGGAACCAGGCGTGTATGAAGTGCAGAACGAATTACAGGTGGTTGCACCGGTTAAGTAG